A genome region from Etheostoma cragini isolate CJK2018 chromosome 4, CSU_Ecrag_1.0, whole genome shotgun sequence includes the following:
- the zgc:109965 gene encoding nicalin-1 — translation MWLRDLSVASVVLLLCVQCLHGSALPAMSSYEFTAYRMQQYNLAQHKHGCRGAIVVAEARSAEEPVLTRRCVIMKVLDFTTDKYLEAKRQNAAAILILLPRNISSIPQETVQSFMVSESKALLKETLMPVYVAPEDEQLLYMYDEVKQAAATRTSSIFVRVLRSMVTATAFQILVSNSVPIKGFTDNAIATLEGVLPGAGEDVPTIVITAHYDSFGLAPWLAYGADSNGSGVTILLELARLFQKLYSSSSTIPPYNLLFSLTGGGKYNFLGTKRWIEENLDHAETSLLHDNVEFVLCLDTLGNSDELYVHVSRPPKPETPVHSFLQQLEEVVSSRFPHVKVGLVHKKINLVESTVAWEHERYSLRKIPSFTLSHLEDPKSELRGSMLDTMSQVDFRKMKRNGIIVAEALARYMYNLSGKGSPKDVQVFKGQLDFHDGRMSSLMSFLTSVPRATQLLDKEPSHILLVNSLEHDLKRNLQQVHRHAFRQDRRDPDITFFDQMNPPVVMYRVKPAAFDLFLGGCIAAYLGIVYYTIQNCGYLYTKLKAAMKSKHE, via the exons ATGTGGCTGAGAGACCTGAGTGTTGCCTCCGTTGTGCTACTGCTATGTGTCCAATGTCTGCACGGATCGGCTCTTCCTGCCATGTCCTCCTATGAGTTCACAGCCTACCGGATGCAACAGTACAACTTGGCACAACATAAGCATG GTTGCCGTGGAGCTATCGTGGTGGCAGAGGCACGCTCAGCAGAGGAGCCGGTTCTGACTCGCCGCTGTGTCATCATGAAGGTGCTGGACTTCACCACAGACAAATACCTTGAGGCCAAGAGGCAAAATGCTGCTGCCATCCTGATCCTGCTGCCCAGAAATATCTCCAGCATCCCCCAGGAGACTGTACAG TCTTTCATGGTGAGTGAGAGTAAAGCCTTGCTAAAGGAGACGCTCATGCCCGTGTATGTGGCGCCTGAGGATGAACAGCTGCTTTACATGTATGACGAGGTCAAGCAAGCTGCAGCCACCCGGACCTCATCTATATTCGTTAGAG TCCTTCGAAGCATGGTCACAGCTACAGCCTTTCAGATCTTAGTGAGCAACAGTGTTCCTATTAAGGGCTTCACTGACAACGCCATTGCAACACTGGAG GGGGTGCTTCCCGGAGCAGGGGAGGATGTACCCACCATTGTCATCACTGCCCACTATGATTCCTTTGGGCTGGCACCA TGGTTGGCATATGGAGCAGACTCTAATGGCAGTGGGGTCACCATCCTGCTCGAGTTGGCGCGTCTCTTCCAAAAGCTTTATAGTAGCTCAAGCACCATACCACC ATATAATTTATTGTTCTCCTTAACCGGAGGAGGAAAGTACAATTTCCTTGGCACAAAGAGATGGATTGAAGAGAATCTGGACCATGCTG AGACCAGCCTACTTCATGACAATGTGGAATTTGTGCTGTGTTTGGATACACTGGGCAACAGTGATGAACTGTACGTGCACGTGTCCCGCCCTCCTAAACCCGAGACGCCCGTGCACTCTTTCCTGCAACAGCTGGAGGAG GTGGTGTCCTCCAGATTTCCCCATGTGAAGGTGGGACTGGTCCATAAGAAGATCAATCTTGTGGAGTCCACAGTAGCCTGGGAGCATGAGCGATACAGCCTGCGCAAGATACCAAGTTTCACTCTGTCACATCTGGAAGACCCCAAATCTGAGCTCCGTGGCTCCATGCTAGACACCAT GTCACAAGTGGATTTCAGGAAAATGAAGCGTAACGGTATCATCGTAGCAGAAGCACTGGCACGTTATATGTACAATCTCTCTGGCAAG GGTTCACCTAAAGATGTTCAGGTTTTCAAAGGCCAATTG GACTTTCATGACGGTCGCATGTCCAGTCTGATGTCCTTCCTGACGTCAGTCCCTCGAGCCACCCAGCTGCTGGATAAGGAGCCCAGTCACATCCTTCTGGTTAACTCACTGGAGCATGACTTGAAACGTAACCTGCAGCAAGTTCACAGACATGCCTTCCGACAGGACAGGAG ggACCCTGATATTACCTTTTTTGATCAAATGAACCCACCAGTAGTGATGTACAG AGTGAAGCCTGCTGCCTTTGATCTCTTCCTCGGGGGCTGCATTGCTGCTTATTTGGGGATTGTTTATTATACCATTCAG AATTGTGGTTATCTCTACACAAAGCTCAAAGCAGCAATGAAATCCAAACACGAGTAA